A stretch of DNA from Synechococcus sp. PROS-9-1:
ATGAGGAAGGGAAAGTCCTTACGGCTCAAGTCACGGGCGAGACGCCAGCCAGGCCCCTCCTGCTGGATCATCCAGGCAGGAGATCAGGCTGATCCTGCTCATCGGAGAGCTCAACGATGGCGCGATGAACCGGCTTCACGCTGGATTCCTCAAGGAGACCATCAAAGTCATCAAAACGACGCTGCTTTGCGCGAAAAGCGATCTTGACTGTTGTTAGATAACGGTTGGTGGACTGACGAATCAAGCTCTCGCCACGCTTCGCGAGGTCTTTTGAGTCCACACCTGCAGAAATCATCTCTGTCTAATCATCGACACTTCACTCTAGGTGAGCAAATCGCTGTGAAACGGAACCTGCATGAGATAAGCGCGCTGGGGACGACCCGGCACACGCAAAACGATCTGGCGACCTAAGCCCATCGCGAGGAGTGGACGTCTGAGGTGAGACATCAAACCACTCACCTCTTCAAGGTGTTTGCCATCCATGCACTCAATCCGAATGCATCCCCAACCACGGGACATGCGGCAATCACGCAGCGGTTCCAACTCAGCCTCAATCTCTGGATCCTCCCTGTAGAAGGAAAACACCAGGCGTCTCAACCGATCCATCGCTGGGCCCCGTAGCCTTGACTCCTTATCAAGATGACCATGGCTGAGGTTCAGCCCCCAAAGGACGAACAAAACCTTCATCTTTCCGCTCAAGGAACTCTTGCCATCGACCTTGGGAGCACCAATACGGTGGTGGCCTTTCAGGACGGCAGCGCCG
This window harbors:
- a CDS encoding DNA-directed RNA polymerase subunit omega, with the protein product MISAGVDSKDLAKRGESLIRQSTNRYLTTVKIAFRAKQRRFDDFDGLLEESSVKPVHRAIVELSDEQDQPDLLPG